From the genome of Oncorhynchus gorbuscha isolate QuinsamMale2020 ecotype Even-year unplaced genomic scaffold, OgorEven_v1.0 Un_scaffold_2697, whole genome shotgun sequence, one region includes:
- the LOC124026366 gene encoding immunoglobulin superfamily containing leucine-rich repeat protein 2-like, with product MIYTDFGRSKTSCFTSSSLEENMSRSYLFFLSLWSSVIVVGRGCPELCNCSDKYGRHFAECSYKDLVDIPERLPPNVTTLSLTANKISLVESGSFDNVTQVTSLWMAHNEIVTMEPGTLTPLVKLRNFDVSHNKMVHFPWEDLRHLTALQLLKMDHNEMVSLPKDSFSNLKDLRSLRLNNNRFTTITQGTFDSLTSLSHLQLYNNPFTCHCRMDWLRDWILNSTITVPEQNLIVCETPEQLRGAEMVKLSESKCMTPNVSITAEPDVENTTLYEGTVLILNCEIKGNPKPEVIWKIHTNRQSVEYPLSTKDKESAESNESNEDSRTTDNPFEVFRNGTLVIPRLSSKDNGNYSCTATNEFGKDDDSLSIVVVVPKPPPPQPVGKVIDPPVIINGEKIPSVLQPVIKTSINNPFKPLNIPHLEGKYNIFPTLPPIEVDTERTEQVPKYPSRATSKCTLTSETQYISNQAFNLSLEDVRQYTFDFGVIALGVSETEAKVRLNPLLLPKDDTDIRLSASEGFHSIHNQSEVTRRARADSGLYLCVTSDHRHSAIQWSRMEDGVNTYLFQDLRPGANYSLCLTYRGEDCEVQVLFTTRKRVPNLLIIIVVSICLLTVSTVPLLGATCFHLVYKYRNKTYKLIMKAKDHQHHMERNLVVNFNLRNSYAESQTQITASETGEGEDGESESGGEREEDVEGSGLTESFTLSQYRGNLDECEMGSEFSDRLPLGAEAVNISGQYKEPRH from the coding sequence GAAGAGAACATGTCTCGTTCCTACCTGTTCTTCCTCTCCTTGTGGAGCTCTGTTATTGTGGTCGGACGCGGTTGTCCTGAACTATGCAACTGCTCCGACAAATACGGACGCCACTTCGCTGAATGCTCCTACAAAGACTTGGTTGACATCCCTGAAAGGCTGCCCCCCAACGTGACCACTCTGAGTCTCACCGCCAACAAAATATCTCTGGTGGAGTCGGGCAGCTTCGACAATGTGACCCAAGTCACGTCCTTGTGGATGGCCCATAACGAGATAGTCACCATGGAACCGGGCACCCTGACTCCCCTGGTCAAGCTGAGGAACTTTGACGTCAGTCACAACAAGATGGTGCATTTCCCCTGGGAGGATCTCCGTCACCTCACAGCCCTGCAGCTGCTGAAGATGGACCACAATGAGATGGTCAGTCTGCCGAAAGACTCCTTCTCTAACCTCAAGGACCTGAGGTCTCTCCGCCTCAACAACAACAGGTTCACCACTATAACGCAGGGGACTTTCGACAGCCTGACCTCCCTGTCTCATCTACAGCTCTATAACAACCCATTCACATGCCACTGCAGGATGGACTGGCTGAGGGACTGGATTCTAAACTCCACCATTACGGTTCCAGAACAGAACTTGATTGTCTGTGAAACTCCAGAGCAGTTGAGAGGAGCGGAGATGGTGAAACTGTCTGAGTCAAAGTGCATGACCCCTAACGTCAGCATAACGGCTGAGCCTGACGTTGAGAACACGACACTCTATGAAGGCACAGTGTTGATCCTGAACTGTGAGATCAAAGGGAACCCAAAGCCAGAGGTTATCTGGAAAATACACACAAACCGTCAAAGTGTAGAGTATCCTCTGTCCACCAAAGATAAAGAATCAGCAGAATCCAATGAATCTAACGAGGATTCTAGAACGACGGACAATCCATTTGAAGTGTTCCGTAACGGCACTCTAGTCATACCGCGCCTTAGTAGCAAGGACAATGGCAACTACAGCTGTACCGCCACCAATGAGTTTGGTAAAGATGACGATTCACTAtcaatagtagtggtagtaccaaaaccaccaccacctcaaccTGTTGGAAAAGTGATTGACCCACCAGTTATTATTAATGGGGAGAAAATCCCCTCAGTACTTCAACCTGTGATCAAAACCTCCATTAATAACCCTTTTAAACCATTGAATATTCCCCATTTGGAGGGAAAGTACAATATCTTCCCAACCCTTCCTCCCATTGAAGTTGACACTGAGCGTACGGAGCAAGTGCCCAAATATCCATCCCGTGCAACTAGCAAATGTACCTTGACCAGTGAGACACAGTACATCTCCAACCAGGCCTTCAATTTAAGCCTGGAAGATGTCAGGCAGTATACCTTTGACTTTGGAGTCATAGCCTTAGGGGTGTCAGAGACCGAGGCTAAAGTTAGACTcaatcctctcctccttcctaaaGACGACACAGACATCCGTCTCAGCGCCTCAGAAGGGTTCCATTCCATCCACAACCAATCAGAGGTAACCAGGAGAGCCCGGGCGGACTCAGGGCTGTATCTGTGTGTCACCTCAGACCACAGACACTCAGCCATCCAGTGGTCCAGGATGGAAGATGGCGTCAACACCTATCTGTTCCAGGACCTGCGCCCCGGCGCCAACTACTCCCTCTGTCTcacctacagaggagaggactgcgAGGTACAGGTCCTCTTCACCACCAGGAAGAGAGTTCCTAACCTGTTAATCATTATAGTCGTCAGTATCTGTCTCCTCACCGTCTCCACCGTGCCCCTGCTGGGGGCCACCTGCTTCCACCTAGTCTACAAATATAGGAACAAGACGTACAAGCTCATCATGAAGGCTAAAGACCACCAGCATCACATGGAGAGGAACCTAGTGGTCAACTTCAACCTGAGGAACTCGTACGCCGAGTCACAGACGCAGATCACAGCCAGcgagacgggggagggagaggacggggagtcggagagtgggggggagagagaggaggacgtgGAGGGGAGTGGGCTGACCGAGTCATTCACTCTGTCTCAGTACAGAGGGAATCTGGATGAGTGTGAGATGGGGTCAGAGTTCAGCGATAGGTTACCACTCGGGGCAGAAGCTGTTAATATCTCTGGGCAGTACAAAGAGCCACGCCACTga